A stretch of the Uranotaenia lowii strain MFRU-FL chromosome 3, ASM2978415v1, whole genome shotgun sequence genome encodes the following:
- the LOC129754041 gene encoding zinc finger and BTB domain-containing protein 14-like — MENSLDNTDLLKIAELDRQYLVDALATMEYPAEMVSPTPTVCYEQTPFTSNIAAASPEPIYEDISYRRSNDQQLFHKELHGRQKGFGSVDSFSQYGFQYYQEPTTGPLGQRYSDDSVPSFEAINEQSSNDKSPCPVNVEERQSPAGRQSLQQNFSGFSGIIEEESKQIEHEPSKATRIPTVIEDIAAETSQSSTDGPIISYVEDAELGRVLVIENRKPKSKRGRKPVAKIVVQVTDHKCGECGRMFVRTYGLKQHINQVHGAQRNFRCPICGKWYATEKQLKVHQRRHDKGKNFPCTVCNSEFNFHSDLVRHINHRHRAARYRCKHCDKPFERKDHLKKHEIGHVNNTVK; from the coding sequence ATGGAAAACAGCCTGGACAACACTGATTTGCTAAAAATAGCTGAACTGGATCGGCAGTATCTGGTAGACGCACTAGCCACCATGGAGTATCCCGCTGAGATGGTATCACCAACACCGACGGTTTGCTACGAACAGACGCCCTTCACATCGAACATTGCCGCAGCAAGTCCGGAACCGATCTACGAAGACATCAGCTACCGGCGCTCCAACGATCAACAACTATTTCACAAGGAATTGCACGGTCGTCAGAAAGGGTTTGGATCGGTGGATTCTTTCAGTCAATACGGATTCCAATACTACCAGGAACCAACGACTGGGCCCTTGGGCCAGCGATACAGCGATGATAGCGTCCCGAGTTTCGAGGCCATCAACGAGCAGAGTAGCAACGACAAATCCCCTTGTCCTGTCAATGTTGAGGAACGTCAGTCCCCTGCTGGTAGACAATCGCTTCAACAAAACTTTTCCGGGTTTTCTGGTATCATTGAAGAAGAATCGAAGCAAATTGAGCATGAACCATCGAAAGCAACCCGGATTCCCACAGTCATCGAGGACATTGCGGCTGAAACCTCACAAAGTTCAACAGATGGGCCCATCATATCGTACGTCGAAGATGCCGAACTAGGCAGGGTGCTGGTGATCGAAAATAGGAAGCCCAAGTCGAAACGAGGCCGGAAGCCAGTTGCCAAAATAGTGGTCCAAGTCACCGATCACAAATGTGGCGAGTGTGGCCGAATGTTCGTCAGGACATATGGACTCAAGCAGCACATCAACCAGGTTCATGGAGCCCAACGAAACTTCCGGTGCCCCATTTGTGGAAAGTGGTACGCAACAGAAAAGCAACTGAAGGTTCATCAACGGCGCCATGATAAGGGCAAAAACTTCCCCTGTACGGTTTGCAATTCGGAGTTCAACTTTCATTCCGATTTGGTGCGCCATATCAATCATCGCCATAGAGCGGCCCGATATCGGTGCAAACATTGTGACAAACCATTCGAGCGTAAGGACCATTTGAAGAAACATGAGATCGGTCATGTTAATAATACCGTGAAGTGA
- the LOC129754042 gene encoding zinc finger protein 16-like, producing the protein MENSLDNTDLLKIAELDRQYLVDALATMEYPAEMVSPTPTVCYEQTPFTSNIAAASPEPIYEDISYRRSNDQQLFHKELHGRQKGFGSVDSFSQYGFQYYQEPTTGPLGQRYSDDSVPSFEAINEQSSNDKSPCPVNVEERQSPAGRQSLQQNFSGFSGIIEEESKQIEHEPSKATRIPTVIEDFATETSQSSTDGPIISYVEDAELGRVLVIENRKPKTKRGRKPVAKIVVQVTDHKCGECGRMFARKCGLNQHINQVHGTQRNCRCPICGKWYATEKQLNVHQRRHDKGKSFPCTVCNSEFNFQSDLVRHVNHRHGEARYRCKYCDKPFERKDYLKKHEIGHVNNTVK; encoded by the coding sequence ATGGAAAACAGCCTGGACAACACTGATTTGCTAAAAATAGCTGAACTGGATCGGCAGTATCTGGTAGACGCACTAGCCACCATGGAGTATCCCGCTGAGATGGTATCACCAACACCGACGGTTTGCTACGAACAGACGCCCTTCACATCGAACATTGCCGCAGCAAGTCCGGAACCGATCTACGAAGACATCAGCTACCGGCGCTCCAACGATCAACAACTATTTCACAAGGAATTGCACGGTCGTCAGAAAGGGTTTGGATCGGTGGATTCTTTCAGTCAATACGGATTCCAATACTACCAGGAACCAACGACTGGGCCCTTGGGCCAGCGATACAGCGATGATAGCGTCCCGAGTTTCGAGGCCATCAACGAGCAGAGTAGCAACGACAAATCCCCTTGTCCTGTCAATGTTGAGGAACGTCAGTCCCCTGCTGGTAGACAATCGCTTCAACAAAACTTTTCCGGGTTTTCTGGTATCATTGAAGAAGAATCGAAGCAAATTGAGCATGAACCATCGAAAGCAACCCGGATTCCCACAGTCATCGAGGACTTTGCGACTGAAACTTCACAAAGTTCAACAGATGGGCCCATCATATCGTACGTCGAAGATGCCGAACTAGGTAGGGTGCTGGTAATCGAAAATAGGAAGCCCAAGACGAAGCGAGGCCGGAAGCCAGTTGCCAAAATAGTGGTCCAAGTCACCGATCACAAATGTGGCGAGTGTGGCCGAATGTTCGCCAGGAAATGTGGACTAAACCAGCACATCAACCAAGTTCATGGAACCCAGCGAAACTGCCGGTGTCCCATTTGTGGAAAGTGGTACGCAACAGAAAAGCAACTAAATGTTCATCAACGGCGCCACGATAAGGGCAAAAGCTTCCCCTGTACGGTTTGCAATTCGGAGTTCAACTTTCAATCCGATTTGGTGCGCCATGTCAATCATCGTCATGGAGAGGCCCGATATCGGTGCAAATATTGTGACAAACCATTCGAGCGTAAGGACTATTTGAAGAAACATGAGATCGGTCATGTTAATAATACCGTGAAGTGA